Proteins found in one Brevibacillus brevis genomic segment:
- the hfq gene encoding RNA chaperone Hfq, which yields MKQTINIQDTFLNHLRKENIAVTIYLVNGFQLRGYIKAFDNFTIVIDSEGKQQLVYKHAISTFTPQRPVSLMSQENNQQ from the coding sequence ATGAAACAGACGATCAACATTCAAGATACGTTCTTGAATCATTTGCGGAAAGAAAACATCGCGGTTACCATTTACCTTGTGAACGGATTTCAATTGCGCGGGTATATTAAAGCATTCGATAATTTCACGATTGTGATTGATAGCGAAGGCAAGCAACAATTAGTATACAAGCATGCGATCTCCACTTTCACTCCGCAACGCCCTGTATCGCTCATGTCTCAGGAGAACAACCAACAGTAA
- the miaA gene encoding tRNA (adenosine(37)-N6)-dimethylallyltransferase MiaA, giving the protein MTLQQRERLVVIIGPTAVGKTQLSLELAEQFDGEIISGDSMQVYRGMDIGTAKAEPEELASIPHHLIDIKNPDEEYSVAMFQESAAGLITDINQRGKLPFIVGGTGLYIESVTHRFQFSTTSQDPELRDRLQRLADSEGVEALHARLADVDPITAERLHPNDVKRVIRALEIYESSGYKMSDFQLRAQHSPYDLVMIGLTMDRAKLYERINHRVELMIEAGLVEEVRELLDAGYDASLVSMQGLGYKELIPYLYGEITLEKAVNDIQQRTRHFAKRQLSWFRRMEEIQWFDMTDPAEQRNNVETIKRILAGKFQQLPNI; this is encoded by the coding sequence GTGACCTTGCAACAGAGAGAAAGGCTAGTCGTGATTATTGGCCCAACAGCGGTCGGCAAAACCCAGCTTAGTCTGGAGCTGGCCGAACAGTTCGACGGTGAGATTATTTCCGGAGATTCCATGCAAGTATACCGTGGGATGGATATTGGCACCGCAAAAGCAGAACCTGAGGAGCTTGCGAGCATACCGCATCACCTCATTGATATTAAAAATCCAGACGAGGAATACTCTGTTGCGATGTTTCAGGAAAGTGCCGCAGGATTGATTACAGACATCAACCAACGTGGCAAACTTCCGTTTATCGTCGGCGGAACAGGTCTGTACATAGAATCGGTTACCCATCGATTTCAGTTTTCCACCACTTCTCAAGACCCTGAGCTGCGTGATCGACTGCAAAGATTGGCTGACAGTGAAGGCGTGGAAGCACTACACGCCCGATTGGCCGATGTCGATCCGATTACAGCCGAACGCTTGCATCCCAATGATGTAAAGCGGGTGATTCGCGCACTGGAGATTTATGAAAGCAGCGGGTACAAAATGTCCGACTTTCAGCTGCGGGCGCAGCATTCCCCTTATGATTTGGTGATGATTGGTCTCACGATGGACCGCGCAAAGCTGTATGAACGAATCAACCACCGGGTCGAACTCATGATCGAAGCGGGACTGGTTGAGGAAGTGAGGGAGCTTTTGGATGCTGGCTATGACGCGTCACTGGTCTCCATGCAAGGCTTGGGGTACAAAGAGCTCATTCCTTATCTGTATGGAGAAATCACCCTAGAAAAAGCGGTGAATGACATACAGCAGCGAACGCGGCATTTTGCCAAACGCCAACTCTCCTGGTTCCGTCGCATGGAAGAAATTCAATGGTTTGACATGACTGATCCAGCTGAACAGAGGAATAACGTGGAAACTATCAAGCGAATATTGGCAGGAAAGTTTCAACAATTGCCGAATATATAA
- a CDS encoding class I SAM-dependent methyltransferase, which yields MIVTTGLEPGEETLRHAAELASTLGLQVVNRRDFSLGQMRKRYGVEEVLVVSALGARLEVPGKKPFFFHPNTSAFRIKRLMRGDTDTMLVACQIHPGDEVLDATLGLGADAIVFSHATGANGKVVGIESERLLAILVEDGLRHWSSDAEELEQAMRRIEVRCGNHLEVLRGLPARSFDVVYFDPMFEVTVQSSSGIAGVRELANPDALSEEAVLEAQRVARKRVVMKEGKEGRMYERFGFTPFRSRGQQVVYSYKEIGGGE from the coding sequence GTGATTGTTACGACAGGACTTGAGCCTGGTGAAGAAACCTTGCGTCACGCAGCTGAATTGGCTAGTACATTGGGGCTACAAGTTGTGAATCGACGCGATTTTTCATTGGGTCAAATGCGCAAGCGATATGGGGTAGAAGAAGTATTGGTGGTTTCCGCTCTCGGAGCACGTCTGGAAGTGCCGGGAAAAAAACCATTCTTTTTTCATCCGAACACATCTGCTTTTCGTATAAAGCGGCTCATGCGCGGCGATACTGATACTATGCTTGTTGCTTGCCAAATTCATCCAGGGGATGAAGTGTTGGACGCCACCTTGGGTTTGGGTGCAGATGCGATTGTATTTTCGCATGCGACTGGCGCAAATGGGAAAGTCGTTGGCATCGAATCAGAGCGACTGCTAGCCATCTTGGTAGAAGATGGGTTACGGCACTGGTCATCTGATGCGGAAGAATTGGAGCAAGCCATGCGTCGTATTGAGGTGCGATGTGGCAACCATTTAGAAGTACTGAGAGGACTGCCCGCCCGTTCCTTCGATGTCGTTTATTTCGATCCCATGTTCGAAGTAACTGTACAAAGTTCGTCGGGGATCGCCGGAGTCCGTGAGCTCGCCAATCCAGATGCTCTTTCCGAGGAGGCTGTTTTGGAAGCGCAGCGAGTTGCGAGAAAACGTGTGGTAATGAAAGAAGGAAAAGAAGGTAGGATGTACGAGCGCTTTGGTTTTACGCCGTTTCGCTCCCGCGGCCAGCAGGTCGTGTACAGCTACAAAGAGATAGGTGGAGGGGAGTGA
- a CDS encoding globin-coupled sensor protein — protein MIVLDNKWNSLRLFYGLTKEDLDLLYSHKEFFSTHSKEIVDCFYEELEKHPNLDRLIRTNVTMDQLKNMQIWYIETLSSPVIDEEYVNSRKRIGTTHARIGLSASWFLGGYSLYLRLFSERIQSLENSTAFYQALIKRVFFDSAIILEQYIGDTMRENVSYRHNMEQMAAELTATTQEALRISSVFTDSATKLYEYNGEIAHSMNVLKEQNEEIEKLSGFVADVSTQTNLLGLNAAIEAARAGEHGRGFTVVANEVRKLADKSNASSKDIYQSLQNINNQLLKIDQQVSLTTVSAEQLDTTSEQLFSIIHKLDEISRRLQNKH, from the coding sequence ATGATTGTACTGGATAACAAATGGAATTCACTTAGGCTGTTCTACGGCCTAACAAAAGAAGACTTAGACCTTTTGTATTCACACAAGGAATTCTTCAGCACTCACTCAAAAGAAATCGTAGATTGTTTTTATGAAGAATTGGAAAAACATCCCAACTTGGATCGATTGATTCGTACAAATGTAACTATGGACCAATTAAAGAACATGCAGATTTGGTATATCGAAACACTTTCTTCTCCTGTTATTGATGAAGAATATGTAAATAGCCGAAAACGAATCGGAACAACCCATGCGAGAATTGGATTGTCTGCTTCTTGGTTTTTGGGTGGATACTCACTGTATTTACGTCTTTTTTCAGAAAGAATTCAATCGCTAGAAAACTCAACTGCATTTTATCAGGCTCTTATCAAAAGAGTTTTTTTTGATTCTGCAATTATTCTTGAACAGTATATCGGTGACACGATGCGTGAAAATGTAAGCTACCGCCACAATATGGAGCAAATGGCAGCCGAATTGACAGCTACAACCCAGGAAGCGCTTAGAATCTCTTCCGTCTTCACCGACTCCGCAACCAAACTATATGAATACAATGGTGAGATCGCTCATTCCATGAATGTGTTAAAGGAGCAGAATGAGGAGATTGAGAAACTTAGCGGCTTCGTAGCAGATGTTTCTACACAAACCAATCTTCTAGGCCTTAATGCTGCGATTGAAGCTGCTAGAGCTGGAGAGCACGGACGTGGCTTTACCGTTGTTGCTAATGAAGTACGTAAATTAGCCGATAAATCAAATGCCTCATCGAAAGACATTTACCAATCTCTACAGAACATTAACAATCAATTACTTAAAATTGATCAACAGGTCTCATTAACAACTGTTTCCGCTGAGCAATTAGATACTACTTCCGAGCAATTATTTTCTATCATCCATAAACTAGACGAAATTTCTCGTCGTCTTCAGAATAAACATTAA
- the mutL gene encoding DNA mismatch repair endonuclease MutL, translating to MGTIHVLDEHLANMIAAGEVVERPASVVKELVENAIDASATTIEIHVEEGGLEMIRIVDNGKGMDREDCQLAFERHATSKISNARDLFRIRTLGFRGEALPSIAAVSRMELTSSTSSSEVGTHLLIEGGQLGTISDKAAVKGTEVCVRSLFFNTPARLKYMKSIATEVGHISDYVNRLALTHPSISFLLTHNGKTLLQTSGDGKLLHVMAAIYGVQVAKLLLPIAGETLDYKWSGFLSKTEVTRANRSYLSTLVNGRYVRSYSINNAIMRGYHTLLPIGRYPIVALQIEMDPSLVDVNVHPAKLEARFSKEDELCSAIEQSVKETLRQGLGIVRPMITQPKAKVVTQVVQPQFDLQITKPDTPQSPLLAASPRLQEWMAKQETPSKQVDVVAHTAPSIENGTVKETAANYEKLEVAKVETTSHEIVQATLLDQTDTREAFQPHETRIPVQLDIAQAPSPVHPSNEISSEDNSAVAGTEQAPPLLETTNENETDSPVPVMYPVGQVHGTYIVAQNDEGMYLIDQHAAQERIFYEYFMDKLAEEDISSQIMLFPHTVEYTAAEASKLEKRLSLLQSFGLEIEAFGGRTFIVRAHPHWFPEGAELEVIEELIQFVLETGENAQANVVLMREKAAIMMSCKASIKANRFLTHAEMESLLNQLRNTSSPYTCPHGRPIVIHFTGYDLEKMFKRVM from the coding sequence ATGGGAACCATTCACGTTTTAGATGAGCATCTCGCTAATATGATTGCTGCAGGGGAAGTAGTGGAAAGACCGGCTTCTGTTGTCAAAGAGCTGGTCGAAAACGCAATTGATGCCAGTGCAACGACAATCGAGATCCACGTAGAGGAAGGCGGTCTGGAGATGATTCGGATCGTTGACAATGGGAAAGGGATGGATCGGGAAGATTGCCAGCTGGCTTTTGAGCGCCATGCCACGAGTAAAATCAGCAACGCTCGTGATTTGTTCCGCATTCGTACACTGGGCTTTCGTGGAGAGGCACTGCCGAGTATTGCAGCAGTCTCGCGTATGGAGTTGACGAGCAGTACATCCAGCAGTGAGGTAGGTACTCATCTCTTAATTGAAGGTGGGCAGCTCGGAACGATTTCCGATAAAGCCGCTGTTAAAGGGACGGAAGTATGTGTACGCAGCTTGTTTTTCAACACACCTGCTCGCTTGAAATACATGAAGTCGATCGCTACGGAAGTCGGACATATTTCCGATTATGTGAACCGGCTTGCACTCACGCATCCGTCGATCTCCTTCCTGCTGACTCATAACGGCAAGACACTCTTGCAAACATCTGGCGACGGAAAGCTGTTGCACGTCATGGCGGCAATCTATGGTGTGCAAGTCGCGAAGCTGTTGCTTCCAATTGCAGGGGAGACCCTCGACTATAAGTGGTCTGGTTTTCTTTCGAAGACGGAAGTGACAAGGGCGAATCGCTCTTACCTTTCGACACTGGTAAACGGTCGGTACGTGCGCAGCTATTCGATCAACAATGCGATTATGCGCGGTTATCATACATTGTTACCGATCGGCCGTTATCCGATTGTGGCCTTGCAGATCGAAATGGATCCGTCACTGGTCGATGTGAACGTACATCCTGCCAAACTAGAGGCGAGATTCAGTAAAGAAGATGAATTGTGCAGTGCAATAGAACAATCGGTAAAAGAGACTTTGAGACAAGGCTTGGGGATTGTCAGACCCATGATTACGCAACCAAAAGCTAAGGTCGTCACCCAGGTCGTTCAACCGCAGTTTGACCTGCAAATCACCAAGCCTGATACTCCACAATCGCCGTTATTAGCTGCGAGTCCCCGACTCCAGGAATGGATGGCCAAGCAAGAAACGCCAAGTAAGCAAGTAGATGTGGTGGCCCATACCGCGCCATCCATTGAGAACGGTACGGTGAAAGAGACTGCAGCCAACTATGAAAAGCTGGAAGTTGCAAAGGTAGAGACTACCTCGCATGAAATCGTGCAGGCGACTTTGTTGGATCAAACGGACACGAGGGAAGCTTTCCAACCTCACGAGACTCGGATTCCGGTACAATTGGACATTGCCCAGGCACCATCTCCTGTGCATCCATCTAATGAAATCAGCAGCGAGGACAATTCAGCAGTGGCAGGTACTGAACAAGCGCCGCCACTCCTGGAAACCACCAATGAAAATGAAACGGATTCGCCTGTTCCGGTCATGTACCCAGTTGGTCAAGTCCATGGCACCTACATCGTCGCGCAAAATGACGAAGGCATGTATTTAATTGATCAACATGCCGCGCAGGAGCGGATTTTTTACGAGTACTTCATGGACAAGCTTGCAGAAGAGGACATTTCCAGCCAGATTATGCTGTTTCCTCATACGGTGGAATATACGGCTGCAGAGGCAAGCAAACTGGAGAAGCGACTTTCGCTTTTGCAATCGTTTGGTTTGGAGATCGAGGCGTTTGGTGGGCGGACCTTTATCGTTCGCGCTCATCCACATTGGTTCCCAGAAGGGGCTGAGCTGGAGGTCATTGAGGAGCTCATTCAGTTTGTACTGGAAACGGGAGAAAACGCCCAAGCCAATGTCGTGCTGATGCGCGAAAAAGCTGCCATCATGATGTCCTGCAAAGCATCGATTAAAGCGAACCGCTTCCTGACGCATGCAGAAATGGAAAGCTTGCTGAACCAACTGCGTAATACGAGCAGTCCGTATACGTGTCCACACGGAAGGCCGATTGTGATTCATTTTACTGGATATGACTTAGAAAAAATGTTTAAGCGTGTGATGTGA
- the mutS gene encoding DNA mismatch repair protein MutS, translating to MAQYTPMIQQYLAIKKDYPDTFLFFRLGDFYELFFDDAILASRELEITLTGRDGGGSERIPMCGVPHHAADGYIAELLKKGHKVAVCEQVEDPKEAKGVVRREVTRVITPGTMMEGKWLTDKENNYMAALAQVEGRTGVAACDMSTGEMYVTSLVGQAEGVLDEALQYRPKELVFFGLTVLPKTALPSTVVDAHQLDAFAVDSQYAEQAKGLDLSMRAAVNALLFYIGTTQKRSLAHMRLLKQYDAKQFLQMDGFSRRNLELTETIRDKTKKGSLLWLLDRTQTAMGGRLLRRWIERPLLSRDQLEARLSAVEALKGDMLLRSDLRTCLDRVYDLERLAGRISYGNANARDLIQLRMSLEAVPELKQYMIQTNTPVLMELAQGMDECTDIVNYLAHALVDDPPISVREGGMIRTGYDEYLDKLHTASREGKTWIAQLEQGEREATGIRSLKVGFNKVFGYYIEISKSNIANVPAGRYERKQTLANAERYITPELKEREALILEAEEKMIELEYQLFVAVRSEVAKHIPRLQNLAERIASVDVLQAFATVSDERGFVRPELVESGEYVITEGRHPVVEAVLEREKYVANDVEMDQTNRQVLLITGPNMAGKSTYMRQIALITVMAQIGCFVPAKQAKLSIVDQIFTRIGAADDLVGGHSTFMVEMLETRHALQKATAKSLILLDEIGRGTSTYDGMALAQAVIEYICQKIGAKTLFSTHYHELTGLAETLSGVVNVNARCEEREGKLLFLHKIEEGRADKSYGIHVAELAEMPTWVIERARSILTGLEASGSAGNGNAASDVQMSLESLWTAPVAAVREEPMQFASAEEEAIMAELRELDLNSTTPMDAMMKLYAWKQQLKKR from the coding sequence ATGGCTCAATATACCCCGATGATTCAACAGTATCTGGCTATCAAAAAAGATTATCCGGATACTTTCTTATTTTTTCGCTTGGGCGATTTTTATGAACTGTTTTTTGATGACGCCATCCTTGCGTCCCGTGAGCTGGAAATTACACTGACGGGACGTGATGGTGGAGGTTCTGAGCGCATACCAATGTGTGGTGTTCCACATCATGCGGCAGACGGCTATATTGCAGAGCTACTAAAAAAAGGACATAAAGTAGCCGTTTGCGAGCAAGTCGAAGATCCCAAAGAAGCAAAAGGGGTCGTTCGCCGGGAAGTTACACGTGTCATTACTCCAGGTACGATGATGGAAGGCAAATGGCTGACGGATAAGGAAAATAATTACATGGCGGCGTTGGCCCAAGTAGAAGGGCGAACGGGTGTTGCTGCGTGTGATATGAGTACAGGCGAGATGTACGTTACCTCTTTGGTGGGACAGGCAGAGGGTGTTCTGGATGAAGCCTTGCAATATCGCCCCAAGGAGCTCGTCTTTTTTGGCCTCACTGTTTTGCCGAAGACAGCACTGCCATCTACTGTCGTGGATGCGCACCAACTGGACGCATTTGCGGTAGATAGTCAATATGCGGAGCAGGCCAAAGGGTTGGATCTATCCATGCGAGCGGCGGTCAATGCTCTCTTGTTCTACATAGGGACGACGCAAAAACGCAGCCTTGCTCATATGCGCCTGTTAAAGCAGTACGATGCAAAGCAGTTTCTCCAAATGGACGGCTTTTCCAGACGTAACTTGGAATTGACAGAGACTATTCGCGATAAGACGAAAAAAGGCTCTCTGTTGTGGCTGTTGGATCGGACTCAAACGGCAATGGGTGGTCGTCTTTTGCGCAGATGGATTGAGCGTCCATTGCTCAGTCGCGATCAGTTGGAAGCACGTTTGAGCGCTGTGGAAGCCTTGAAGGGTGACATGCTGCTTCGGTCCGATTTGCGGACTTGCTTGGATCGTGTCTATGATTTGGAGCGTCTGGCGGGTCGTATTTCCTACGGGAATGCGAACGCACGAGATCTCATTCAGCTACGGATGTCTTTGGAGGCAGTTCCAGAGCTAAAGCAGTATATGATCCAAACGAATACCCCAGTATTGATGGAACTGGCGCAAGGGATGGATGAGTGTACAGATATCGTCAACTATTTGGCTCATGCGCTCGTGGATGATCCACCGATATCGGTTCGTGAAGGCGGCATGATTCGGACGGGATATGATGAATACCTGGACAAGCTCCATACAGCAAGTCGTGAAGGGAAGACGTGGATTGCCCAACTGGAGCAGGGGGAACGGGAAGCGACTGGAATTCGTTCACTTAAAGTAGGCTTTAATAAGGTGTTCGGCTATTACATCGAAATATCGAAATCCAACATTGCCAACGTTCCGGCTGGTCGGTATGAGCGCAAGCAAACTTTGGCCAATGCAGAGCGGTACATCACGCCAGAGTTAAAGGAACGTGAAGCCCTTATTCTGGAAGCGGAAGAAAAGATGATTGAGCTGGAATACCAACTGTTCGTGGCGGTAAGAAGTGAAGTCGCGAAGCATATACCAAGACTGCAAAACCTCGCGGAGCGCATTGCATCTGTGGACGTTCTTCAGGCGTTTGCTACGGTAAGTGACGAGCGGGGATTTGTACGCCCTGAGCTTGTGGAAAGCGGCGAATACGTTATTACAGAAGGGCGTCATCCAGTAGTAGAAGCCGTTCTGGAGCGCGAAAAATACGTGGCAAATGACGTGGAGATGGATCAGACCAATCGTCAAGTTTTGCTCATTACGGGCCCGAATATGGCAGGTAAGAGTACGTACATGAGACAGATTGCCTTGATCACGGTGATGGCACAGATCGGTTGCTTTGTTCCGGCTAAACAGGCCAAACTGTCGATTGTCGATCAGATTTTTACTCGAATCGGGGCAGCCGACGACTTGGTAGGCGGGCACAGTACGTTTATGGTGGAAATGCTGGAGACCAGACACGCTCTGCAAAAAGCAACAGCGAAGAGCTTGATTCTGCTCGATGAGATTGGCCGCGGGACTTCGACGTACGATGGAATGGCGCTTGCACAAGCAGTCATTGAGTACATTTGTCAAAAAATCGGTGCCAAAACGCTCTTCTCCACGCACTACCACGAGTTGACCGGGTTGGCAGAGACGTTGAGTGGTGTCGTGAACGTCAATGCTCGATGCGAAGAACGGGAAGGAAAGCTCTTGTTCCTTCACAAAATTGAAGAAGGACGAGCAGATAAAAGTTATGGAATTCATGTGGCAGAGCTTGCGGAAATGCCGACCTGGGTCATTGAGCGGGCGCGCAGTATCTTAACCGGGCTTGAAGCGAGTGGAAGCGCAGGGAATGGAAATGCAGCGAGTGACGTGCAAATGTCGCTCGAATCGCTATGGACGGCTCCAGTTGCTGCGGTGCGTGAAGAACCGATGCAGTTTGCGTCAGCGGAGGAAGAAGCGATTATGGCTGAACTGCGCGAGCTGGATTTGAATTCAACGACGCCAATGGACGCCATGATGAAACTATATGCATGGAAACAGCAATTGAAAAAGCGATAG
- a CDS encoding putative amidoligase domain-containing protein — protein MILRTRASQRANKQETPATQPMTANAKEVVAYLHRPEIGRWLLRQGRIPVTTGKAARPGWRTYRICLYQDYVLDIARSEEQSQWLLHRLQEPEWHSVSLPSAEPEIQVVQGLAVRSLYAAGADAGQVTVMAASPHRLKVVEVEPNWPAKQADEYMQRAREWWEARMRKQPQKLQSMGADPEFALRKPTGEMALASDFLSINGTVGCDTTRYREELGLHQHPVAELRPAPSEDPDQLFMHIYDNLALAYKKIGNSSIEWLAGGMPFQGYPIGGHIHFGGLTPTFSLRRKLDAYLALPLVLIEDAGCMSRRERYGFLGDVREKDYGFEYRTLPSWLVDPLVARGILHLAHLVATNHEKLQAMPHLKLPLIKAYYQGEKEKLLPYVVQVWKEVKELPGYTLSRIHLDRYFAFLIECQSWKTDEDLRKIWKLS, from the coding sequence ATGATTCTACGCACAAGGGCGAGTCAGCGAGCAAACAAGCAGGAAACGCCAGCAACACAACCGATGACGGCCAACGCTAAAGAAGTGGTAGCGTATTTGCATCGTCCTGAAATCGGTCGCTGGTTGCTCCGGCAAGGGAGAATACCTGTAACAACAGGAAAAGCAGCGCGACCGGGCTGGCGAACATATAGGATATGCCTTTACCAAGACTATGTACTGGATATCGCCAGAAGCGAGGAGCAATCACAATGGCTACTGCACCGCCTACAGGAACCCGAGTGGCATTCTGTCTCCTTGCCTTCCGCTGAACCAGAGATTCAGGTGGTGCAAGGGCTGGCTGTGCGCAGTTTGTATGCCGCCGGAGCCGATGCGGGTCAAGTGACGGTCATGGCGGCCTCTCCCCATCGACTCAAGGTCGTCGAGGTAGAACCGAATTGGCCAGCCAAGCAAGCTGACGAATATATGCAGCGGGCTCGAGAGTGGTGGGAAGCTCGGATGCGCAAACAGCCGCAAAAGCTGCAAAGTATGGGGGCAGATCCCGAATTTGCTTTACGCAAGCCCACAGGAGAGATGGCACTTGCTTCTGACTTCCTGAGCATCAATGGGACGGTTGGATGTGATACGACACGTTACCGGGAAGAATTAGGTCTCCATCAGCACCCGGTTGCAGAGTTGAGACCTGCGCCGTCGGAGGACCCTGATCAATTATTTATGCATATCTACGATAATTTGGCACTCGCATACAAAAAAATAGGGAATTCGTCTATCGAATGGCTCGCTGGCGGAATGCCGTTTCAAGGTTATCCAATCGGTGGGCATATTCATTTTGGCGGGCTCACACCGACTTTTTCTCTTCGGCGAAAGCTGGATGCGTACTTGGCTCTTCCCCTTGTTCTGATTGAGGATGCAGGCTGTATGAGCCGCAGAGAGCGCTATGGATTTTTGGGGGATGTAAGGGAGAAGGACTATGGTTTCGAATACCGTACACTCCCTAGTTGGCTCGTTGATCCCCTCGTCGCTCGAGGTATTCTTCATTTGGCCCATTTGGTTGCAACCAATCATGAGAAGCTACAAGCGATGCCCCATCTAAAGCTCCCACTTATCAAAGCGTACTACCAGGGCGAAAAAGAAAAGCTCCTGCCGTACGTAGTCCAAGTCTGGAAAGAAGTAAAGGAGCTGCCAGGCTATACGCTGTCACGTATACATTTGGATCGATATTTTGCTTTTTTAATCGAGTGCCAATCGTGGAAAACGGATGAAGACCTGCGCAAGATATGGAAGCTATCATAA
- the cotE gene encoding outer spore coat protein CotE → MSGIDKDLQCRELIAKAVCGKGHKFSTTTHTIIPSQTPSTILGCWVINTNFQAEKVGDAVEVSGTYDVNLWFSFANNTQTEVKRETVQFSVLVPLTFFDKNCRGDLEIVARAVEQPKCIKAELSGGSTITVRVESEYAVEVIGETKVCVVVCNSCDDKEFHLVDDFEDNSDEYDDFDSATLLDELD, encoded by the coding sequence ATGTCGGGTATAGACAAAGATCTACAGTGCCGGGAACTTATCGCGAAAGCAGTCTGCGGCAAAGGCCATAAATTTTCTACTACCACCCACACCATCATACCGTCGCAAACTCCTTCGACGATCCTCGGATGCTGGGTTATAAACACGAACTTCCAAGCAGAGAAAGTCGGAGATGCCGTTGAAGTATCTGGTACGTATGACGTCAACCTGTGGTTTTCGTTTGCTAATAACACGCAAACCGAAGTCAAGCGGGAAACTGTTCAGTTCTCCGTACTCGTACCGCTTACGTTCTTCGACAAAAACTGCAGAGGCGATCTGGAAATCGTTGCACGCGCCGTGGAGCAACCGAAGTGCATAAAAGCGGAGTTAAGTGGTGGTAGCACAATCACGGTCAGAGTTGAAAGCGAATATGCAGTAGAGGTCATTGGAGAAACAAAGGTGTGCGTTGTTGTCTGCAATAGTTGTGATGACAAAGAATTCCATCTGGTTGACGACTTTGAAGATAACAGTGACGAGTATGATGACTTTGATTCCGCTACGCTACTCGACGAGCTCGACTAA
- a CDS encoding RicAFT regulatory complex protein RicA family protein: protein MEQTNVYTQKEILDKARELAAMIARTNEVDFFKRAEQQIKNNERVQDLIDTLKQKQKQMVMFESINKPELVKKVEGEYNQLHEELDSIPIVTEFKQSQVDVNDLLQMVTNVITNTVSERIILDTGGNPLTGETGGGPEKKKSDGCCS from the coding sequence ATGGAACAAACAAACGTATATACCCAGAAAGAAATTCTCGATAAAGCTCGTGAGCTTGCAGCCATGATCGCGCGTACAAATGAAGTTGATTTCTTCAAACGTGCCGAACAGCAAATCAAGAACAATGAACGTGTGCAAGATTTGATTGATACATTGAAGCAGAAACAAAAGCAAATGGTGATGTTTGAATCCATCAACAAGCCGGAACTGGTGAAAAAAGTGGAAGGCGAATACAACCAATTGCATGAGGAGCTGGATTCCATTCCAATCGTTACGGAATTCAAGCAATCGCAGGTCGATGTGAACGATCTTTTGCAAATGGTTACGAACGTGATCACGAACACCGTTTCGGAGCGTATTATTTTGGATACAGGCGGAAACCCATTGACCGGAGAGACGGGTGGCGGGCCTGAAAAGAAAAAATCTGACGGCTGCTGCTCCTAA